From a region of the Gossypium raimondii isolate GPD5lz chromosome 10, ASM2569854v1, whole genome shotgun sequence genome:
- the LOC105775199 gene encoding disease resistance protein RPV1-like, protein MASSSSYSLQMKHQVFLSFRGEDTRLNFTSHLLKALKDTGLNVFFDEEKLEKGEQLSQALSQAIAASNLSILVLSIDYASSKSCLGELSQIMKCKKTQGHIVLPIFYHVDPSHVRNIGGTFKTSFGEHELKRPVDEVKRWKATFTEIGTLKGWHIEGGKFDRSETEYIKDVVGYVLKKLNSNCRSVSEELVGIDDQKKMMLGLIEQVDIRVIGLWGMGSIGKTTLADAVYKEVFPKSECRLFLQNISEKIKKQGNESLRNELLSKLLNEKEICIDTPSIGYPYQERLNNKKVLLVLDDVSDPDQIDFMGVTYFGPGSKIIVTSRDRQVLKNGRANRIYKVKELNENDSLQLFSTFAFKLLNPAVDFRDLSCKFVEYAQGSPLALKVLGSELYTKSKKEWESKVNKLKQCAELKISHILKSSLDELDEEENNIFLDLACIFKGQAMGYVEKVLSNCYKGATCGISKLVWSTSVYLRTNMDVFLCMTWWKRWARTLLCENLNALESEVDYGVVKTLKKCSNMIKGLTLLKE, encoded by the exons ATGGCGTCTTCTTCATCTTATTCTCTTCAAATGAAGCACCAAGTTTTCTTGAGCTTCAGAGGTGAAGACACACGCCTTAACTTCACCAGTCATCTACTCAAAGCTTTGAAAGACACTGGACTGAATGTCTTCTTCGATGAAGAAAAACTAGAGAAAGGGGAGCAACTTTCACAAGCACTTTCTCAAGCAATTGCAGCCTCAAATCTCTCAATCCTTGTTTTATCTATAGACTATGCGTCTTCGAAATCATGCTTAGGTGAACTCTCTCAGATCATGAAGTGTAAAAAGACTCAAGGACATATTGTTCTTCCCATCTTTTACCATGTTGATCCGTCCCATGTGCGAAATATTGGTGGGACTTTTAAGACGTCCTTCGGAGAGCATGAATTAAAGAGGCCAGTTGATGAAGTGAAGCGATGGAAAGCCACCTTCACTGAAATCGGTACATTAAAAGGGTGGCATATAGAAGGAGGCAAATTCGATAg atCTGAAACTGAGTACATTAAAGATGTGGTTGgatatgttttaaaaaagttGAATAGCAATTGTAGAAGTGTTTCTGAAGAATTGGTCGGAATAGATGATCAAAAGAAGATGATGTTGGGGTTGATTGAGCAAGTGGACATACGTGTAATTGGACTTTGGGGAATGGGTAGTATTGGCAAAACTACCCTTGCTGATGCTGTTTATAAGGAAGTCTTTCCAAAGTCTGAATGTCGTTTGTTTCTTCAAAACATtagtgagaaaataaaaaaacagggGAATGAATCTTTACGAAATGAACTTCTTTCCAAACTGTTAAACGAAAAAGAAATTTGTATTGATACCCCTTCCATAGGATACCCTTATCAAGAGAGGctgaataataaaaaagtacTTCTTGTCCTTGATGATGTTAGTGACCCAGACCAAATAGATTTTATGGGTGTCACATATTTTGGTCCTGGAAGTAAAATCATCGTAACATCTAGAGATAGACAAGTTCTTAAAAATGGAAGAGCTAACCGCATATATAAGGTAAAGGAGTTGAATGAGAATGATTCTCTTCAACTTTTTTCTACATTTGCATTTAAGTTGTTGAATCCTGCAGTTGATTTTCGAGATCTATCATGCAAGTTTGTAGAATATGCCCAAGGTAGTCCACTTGCTCTTAAAGTTTTGGGTTCTGAACTATATACGAAGTCTAAAAAAGAGTGGGAGAGCAAGGTGAATAAACTAAAGCAATGTGcagaattaaaaatttcacatattttgAAGAGTAGCTTAGATGAGCTAGATGaggaagaaaataatatatttcttGACCTAGCATGCATCTTTAAAGGGCAAGCCATGGGTTATGTAGAAAAAGTTCTAAGTAATTGTTATAAGGGTGCAACATGTGGAATAAGTAAATTGGTCTGGTCGACAAGTGTCTACTTGAGAACAAATATGGATGTGTTTTTATGCATGACATGGTGGAAGAGATGGGCAAGGACATTGTTATGCGAAAATCTGAATGCCCTGGAAAGCGAAGTAGATTATGGAGTTGTGAAGACATTGAAGAAGTGTTCAAATATGATAAA gGGACTGACTTTATTAAAGGAATAA
- the LOC105775208 gene encoding dirigent protein 4, whose amino-acid sequence MRGTYMLIWILIICLSQVAVQSQYYSKSLPYHPKPVKVTNLHFFLHETLGSENPTAVVIAQANIPSNDNNSSVLFATLYAFDDPLKIAPEHDSEVIGNAQGLAVYAGTNTTDAVMYADFGFTTGKFKGSSISIFSRNPTAEIEREVAVIGGRGQFKMATGFALLKAYFINATNVVIEYNVTVIHY is encoded by the coding sequence ATGAGAGGAACATATATGTTGATTTGGATTCTGATCATCTGCCTCTCCCAAGTAGCAGTGCAGAGCCAATACTACTCGAAGAGCCTACCATATCATCCCAAGCCAGTTAAGGTCACCAATCTTCACTTCTTTTTACACGAAACTCTCGGCAGTGAAAACCCAACAGCAGTGGTGATAGCCCAAGCTAACATCCCAAGCAACGACAATAATTCATCAGTGCTATTTGCTACCCTATATGCCTTTGATGATCCCCTCAAGATAGCTCCTGAGCATGACTCTGAGGTGATTGGAAATGCTCAGGGACTTGCGGTCTATGCCGGAACAAATACAACCGATGCAGTGATGTACGCAGATTTCGGATTTACTACCGGTAAGTTTAAAGGCAGCTCTATAAGCATATTTTCAAGGAATCCGACAGCAGAGATAGAACGTGAGGTTGCGGTGATTGGAGGAAGAGGACAATTCAAGATGGCAACAGGGTTTGCACTACTTAAGGCATACTTTATAAATGCCACTAATGTCGTTATTGAATACAACGTGACTGTAATTCATTACTAA
- the LOC128034034 gene encoding uncharacterized protein LOC128034034, whose product MASSNFSPAAPQVFNGEGYHIWVVKMKTYLQAFDLWEVVNSDVEPEPLRTNPTVAQIRQHADERTKRHKAMSCIQNSVPDVIFIGIMACESPKQAWDKLKEEFQGTERTRKQQLLNFRREFENLKMKEEETVKQYSDRIMAVVNSIRLLGEQFNEARVVEKVISTLPERYEEKISSLEDSRDLTSIPLTELINALYAQEQRRASRLEEHQEGAFQAKTNTAYKGKKTWKNRPKPDAARSNDQPCRHCKRPGHPKEKCWFNPDAVCQHCKKKGHVERVCKSKAKSR is encoded by the coding sequence ATGGCTTCATCAAACTTTTCACCAGCTGCACCACAAGTCTTCAATGGGGAAGGCTATCACATATGGGTGGTCAAAATGAAGACCTACCTGCAGGCTTTCGATCTGTGGGAGGTGGTCAACTCTGATGTTGAACCAGAGCCACTTAGAACCAATCCAACAGTGGCTCAGATTAGGCAGCATGCTGATGAGAGGACCAAGAGGCACAAGGCCATGTCTTGCATCCAGAACTCAGTGCCTGATGTGATTTTCATAGGGATTATGGCCTGTGAATCACCAAAGCAGGCCTGGGATAAGTTGAAAGAGGAGTTTCAAGGGACAGAGAGGACAAGGAAGCAACAGTTGTTAAATTTTAGGAGAGAATTCGAGAacttgaagatgaaggaagaagaaactgtCAAGCAATACTCTGACAGGATTATGGCTGTGGTAAACAGCATAAGGCTCCTTGGTGAGCAGTTCAATGAAGCAAGGGTAGTGGAGAAGGTGATTTCAACATTACCAGAGAGGTATGAGGAAAAAATCTCATCTCTCGAAGACTCAAGGGATTTGACAAGCATTCCCTTGACTGAGCTCATCAATGCTCTCTATGCACAAGAGCAGAGAAGAGCTAGCAGACTGGAGGAGCACCAGGAAGGTGCCTTTCAGGCAAAAACCAATACTGCCTATAAAGGCAAGAAGACCTGGAAAAATAGGCCTAAGCCTGATGCTGCAAGGAGCAATGACCAACCTTGCAGGCATTGCAAGAGGCCTGGTCATCCAAAAGAAAAATGCTGGTTCAATCCAGATGCTGTATGCCAGCATTGCAAAAAGAAGGGTCATGTTGAAAGAGTCTGCAAAAGCAAGGCCAAATCAAGGTAG
- the LOC128034033 gene encoding protein SUPPRESSOR OF npr1-1, CONSTITUTIVE 1-like: MEQLWNEDDHMDLVNLRQIDVSECHNLRKIPNLSGAINCELLNCSYSESLVELPCLNHLASLHHDKLYLQGCYRLKKFPQVPRHFCSLGLLITEIEEVPDSIEHLHKLQRLSLSKSKVIKVSINISKLELLGELVLSNCPMIKFPEIPKSLTKLNLSGTQIEEVSLPFDSLCNLQDLNMSGSVVKNVSIKLESLHKLNLSDCPMIKFPEIPRSLIELNLSGTQIEEVSLPFDSLCNLQILNMSGSAVKNVSIRLESLRKLDLSGCPMV, encoded by the exons ATGGAACAACTTTGGAATGAAGATGATCATATG GACCTTGTTAATTTAAGGCAAATTGACGTTTCAGAGTGCCATAATTTAAGGAAGATACCTAATCTTTCAGGAGCCATCAACTGTGAACTCCTTAATTGCTCTTACAGTGAAAGTTTGGTTGAACTTCCTTGCCTCAATCATTTGGCGTCTCTTCATCATGATAAGCTTTACCTTCAGGGATGTTATAGGCTCAAGAAGTTTCCTCAGGTCCCAAGACATTTTTGTTCTTTGGGTTTATTAATAACTGAAATAGAAGAAGTGCCTGATTCAATTGAGCATCTCCACAAACTACAGAGATTGTCGTTGAGCAAGTCAAAGGTAATAAAAGTATCGATCAATATTTCGAAGTTGGAGCTCCTTGGTGAATTGGTTCTTAGTAATTGCCCAATGATCAAATTTCCAGAAATCCCAAAAAGcttaacaaaattaaacttatctGGCACTCAAATTGAAGAAGTGTCGTTGCCTTTTGACTCTCTATGTAATCTTCAGGACTTAAATATGAGTGGCTCAGTAGTCAAAAATGTATCGATCAAGTTGGAATCTCTTCATAAACTGAATCTTAGTGATTGCCCAATGATCAAATTTCCAGAAATCCCAAGAAGcttaatagaattaaatttatctggCACTCAAATTGAAGAAGTGTCCTTACCTTTCGACTCTCTATGTAATCTTCAGATCTTAAATATGAGTGGCTCAGCAGTCAAAAATGTATCGATAAGGTTGGAATCCCTTCGTAAACTGGATCTTAGTGGTTGcccaatggtctaa
- the LOC105775210 gene encoding dirigent protein 4, which yields MRGTLMLIWILIVCLSLVAVQCQYYSKSLPYHPKPVKVTHLHFFFHETLGSENPTAVVIAQANIPSNHNNSSVPFATLYALDDPLKIGPEHDSEVIGNAQGLAVLAGTNTTDAVMYVDFAFTTGKFNGSSLSIFSRNPIREVEREVAVIGGRGQFKMATGFALLKAYFINSTNVINEYNVTVIHY from the coding sequence ATGAGAGGAACATTGATGTTGATTTGGATTCTGATCGTCTGCCTCTCCCTAGTAGCAGTGCAGTGCCAATACTACTCGAAGAGCCTACCGTATCATCCCAAGCCAGTTAAGGTCACCCATCTTCACTTCTTTTTTCATGAAACTCTCGGCAGTGAAAACCCAACAGCAGTGGTGATAGCCCAAGCTAACATCCCAAGCaaccacaataattcatcaGTGCCATTTGCTACCCTATATGCCCTTGATGATCCCCTCAAGATAGGTCCTGAGCATGACTCTGAGGTGATTGGAAATGCTCAGGGACTTGCGGTCTTGGCCGGAACAAATACAACCGATGCGGTGATGTATGTAGATTTCGCATTTACTACCGGAAAGTTTAATGGCAGCTCTTTAAGCATATTTTCAAGGAATCCGATACGAGAGGTAGAACGTGAGGTTGCGGTGATTGGAGGAAGAGGACAATTCAAGATGGCAACAGGGTTTGCACTACTTAAGGCATACTTTATAAATTCCACTAATGTCATTAATGAATATAACGTGACTGTAATTCATTACTAG